The following are from one region of the Cystobacter ferrugineus genome:
- a CDS encoding glycosyltransferase family 4 protein, giving the protein MRHVLMSTQSSRGEWTCALELSRALGERGLAVTLATLGAPLTRAQWAEARDVPGLRVEQSVWRSEDMLDAWDDVAEAGAWLLELEARYLPDVVHLNGYCHGALPWMRKPLVVGHVCPLARARREPRYLAEVTRGLRAAGHVVVPSHALLESLELQAGPLASTSVIPPARRHVDFPPSAVREPFLFTTGAPWDEARNLEVLEAVAHRLDWPVLVAGAREHPEGGLVRSRALHLLGELPRASLAERLGRASLFVLPSREEPSGLAALDAALAGCALVLGDIPSLREMWEDAAVFVPPEDTEMWGRALRRLVSEPVLRGRMSTLARTRALEFSPERMADAYVALYSRMGELSQRSPPSQPQLARAKAGADWGRSRVL; this is encoded by the coding sequence GTGCGTCACGTGCTCATGAGCACGCAGTCCTCCCGAGGGGAGTGGACGTGCGCGCTGGAGTTGAGCCGGGCCCTGGGCGAGCGGGGCCTGGCGGTGACGCTGGCCACCCTGGGCGCTCCGCTCACGCGGGCACAGTGGGCCGAGGCGCGTGACGTGCCCGGGCTGCGCGTGGAGCAGAGCGTCTGGCGCTCCGAGGACATGCTGGACGCCTGGGACGATGTCGCCGAGGCGGGGGCGTGGTTGTTGGAGCTGGAGGCCAGGTACCTGCCGGACGTGGTCCATCTCAACGGCTACTGCCATGGCGCGCTGCCCTGGATGCGCAAGCCGCTGGTGGTGGGCCATGTGTGCCCGTTGGCGCGAGCACGGCGCGAGCCGCGCTATCTGGCGGAGGTGACGCGGGGGCTGCGGGCCGCGGGCCACGTGGTGGTGCCTTCCCACGCGCTGCTCGAGTCCCTGGAGCTCCAGGCCGGGCCTCTGGCCTCCACCAGCGTCATTCCGCCCGCTCGCCGTCATGTGGACTTCCCGCCCTCTGCCGTGCGTGAGCCCTTCCTCTTCACCACGGGGGCGCCCTGGGACGAGGCGCGCAACCTGGAGGTGCTGGAGGCGGTGGCGCACCGGCTGGACTGGCCCGTGCTCGTGGCCGGCGCCCGGGAGCACCCCGAGGGGGGCCTCGTGCGCTCGCGTGCCCTGCACCTGTTGGGAGAGCTGCCCCGCGCGTCGCTGGCGGAGCGCCTCGGCCGGGCCTCCCTGTTCGTGCTCCCCTCGCGCGAGGAGCCCTCGGGCCTGGCCGCCCTGGACGCCGCGCTCGCGGGGTGTGCCTTGGTGTTGGGAGATATCCCGTCCCTGCGGGAGATGTGGGAGGACGCCGCCGTCTTCGTTCCTCCGGAAGACACGGAGATGTGGGGGAGGGCGCTGCGCCGGCTGGTCTCGGAGCCTGTCCTGCGGGGCAGGATGTCCACCCTTGCACGAACGCGGGCACTGGAGTTCTCCCCAGAGCGCATGGCGGATGCCTACGTTGCGCTCTACAGCCGCATGGGGGAGCTGTCCCAGCGGAGTCCGCCCTCCCAGCCCCAGCTGGCACGGGCGAAGGCGGGGGCGGATTGGGGCCGCTCCCGGGTTCTTTGA
- a CDS encoding LacI family DNA-binding transcriptional regulator, translated as MKKPSPTIRDVAAAAGVSVATVSKYINGAQRFSAPVEAKLKATIEKLGYRSNPLARSMITGQTRTIGLTILDISNPHFTSVVKGANRVALQHDYTLLLVDAEENQARERPLIEALAQRVDGLIVSSRMPDEALQWMLELNKPVVLLRRSQQLPIPSVGIDNQLATYMLAQHLLSQGHRRIAYLGFGQARINDERIRGASECLARSGLTLEVHDAYAPTAQAGERACSRVMLGQNRPEAVICYNDLIALGFMKEAAALGFRLPQDVSVTGIDNVPYGEYSAPSLTTVDIQSEKMGELAMRKLLDLLGGGSDSGYATFEPRLIVRESTARRG; from the coding sequence ATGAAGAAACCCTCACCGACCATTCGCGACGTGGCGGCCGCCGCGGGCGTGTCGGTCGCCACGGTGTCGAAATACATCAACGGCGCGCAGCGCTTTTCCGCGCCGGTCGAAGCGAAGCTGAAGGCGACCATCGAGAAGCTCGGCTATCGGTCGAATCCGCTGGCGCGCTCGATGATTACCGGACAGACGCGCACCATCGGCCTGACGATCCTCGACATCAGCAATCCGCATTTCACCAGCGTCGTGAAGGGCGCGAACCGCGTCGCGTTGCAGCACGACTACACGCTGCTGCTCGTCGATGCCGAGGAGAACCAGGCGCGCGAGCGGCCGTTGATCGAAGCGCTCGCGCAGCGCGTCGACGGTCTGATCGTCAGCTCGCGCATGCCCGATGAGGCCTTGCAATGGATGCTCGAGCTCAACAAGCCCGTGGTGCTGCTGCGCCGCAGCCAGCAACTGCCGATTCCGAGCGTCGGCATCGACAACCAGCTGGCGACCTACATGCTCGCGCAGCATCTGCTGAGCCAGGGGCATCGGCGCATCGCCTATCTCGGCTTCGGGCAGGCGCGCATCAACGACGAGCGAATTCGCGGCGCCAGTGAATGCCTCGCCAGGTCCGGTCTCACGCTCGAGGTTCACGATGCGTATGCACCCACCGCGCAGGCCGGTGAACGCGCGTGCTCGCGCGTGATGCTGGGGCAGAACCGGCCCGAGGCGGTCATCTGCTACAACGACCTGATCGCGCTCGGCTTCATGAAGGAAGCGGCCGCTCTCGGTTTCCGGTTGCCGCAGGACGTGTCGGTGACGGGCATCGACAACGTGCCATACGGCGAGTACTCGGCGCCGTCGCTCACCACGGTGGACATCCAGAGCGAGAAGATGGGCGAACTCGCGATGCGCAAGCTGCTCGACCTGCTGGGCGGCGGGTCTGACAGTGGGTACGCGACCTTCGAGCCGCGGCTGATCGTGCGCGAGTCCACCGCCCGTCGCGGATGA
- a CDS encoding tautomerase family protein, translating to MPLWKIYHPVGAFTGEDKHTLSKRITEIYSSVLPKFYVGVIFQEIAADSFYIGGEPTKNFVRIHADHIARTLNSDEARARFLAKVDAAVDPFIKDRGFDWEFHVDETPFELWTIQGFRPPRPGTEDEKRWIAENKPSPRTHV from the coding sequence ATGCCATTGTGGAAAATCTATCACCCGGTGGGTGCATTTACCGGCGAGGACAAACACACCCTCTCCAAGAGAATCACGGAGATCTACTCGTCGGTACTGCCGAAATTCTATGTCGGTGTGATCTTTCAGGAGATCGCGGCGGACTCGTTTTATATTGGCGGAGAGCCGACAAAGAATTTCGTCAGGATTCACGCGGATCATATTGCTCGCACGCTGAATTCAGATGAGGCCAGGGCGAGATTCCTCGCCAAGGTGGATGCCGCTGTTGATCCCTTCATCAAAGACCGGGGCTTCGATTGGGAGTTCCACGTCGACGAGACGCCCTTTGAGCTCTGGACGATCCAGGGCTTTCGGCCACCACGCCCGGGAACGGAAGACGAGAAGCGGTGGATCGCGGAGAACAAGCCCTCACCCAGGACCCATGTTTGA
- a CDS encoding YceI family protein: protein MKLFLKSALAAAVLAVPSFVFAAEYDVDAAHSSADFSVRHMMVSNVKGSFKVMAGTVNIDDKDITRSTVQATLDAGSINTNEPKRDEHLKSADFFNTAQFPTITFKSTKVAKAGKNLKVTGDLTMHGVTRPVVLDVVGPTPEVKDAFGGIRRGVEATTKLNRKDFGLAWNKALEAGGVAVGEEVTISLALELTPRKAAAPAATEPAKK from the coding sequence ATGAAGCTGTTCCTCAAGTCCGCCCTCGCCGCCGCTGTCCTCGCCGTCCCCTCGTTCGTCTTCGCGGCCGAGTATGACGTCGACGCGGCCCACTCCTCCGCCGACTTCTCCGTGAGGCACATGATGGTGTCCAACGTGAAGGGCTCCTTCAAGGTGATGGCCGGCACCGTCAACATCGATGACAAGGACATCACCAGGTCCACCGTGCAGGCCACGCTCGACGCTGGCTCCATCAACACCAACGAGCCCAAGCGTGACGAGCACCTCAAGAGCGCGGACTTCTTCAACACCGCGCAGTTTCCCACCATCACCTTCAAGTCGACCAAGGTGGCCAAGGCTGGCAAGAACCTCAAGGTGACGGGCGACCTCACCATGCACGGCGTGACCAGGCCGGTGGTGCTGGACGTGGTGGGGCCCACCCCCGAGGTGAAGGACGCGTTCGGTGGTATCCGTCGTGGCGTCGAGGCCACCACGAAGCTCAACCGCAAGGACTTCGGACTGGCCTGGAACAAGGCGCTCGAGGCGGGTGGCGTAGCCGTGGGTGAGGAAGTGACAATCAGCCTGGCCCTGGAGCTCACCCCGAGGAAGGCGGCGGCTCCCGCGGCGACCGAGCCCGCGAAGAAGTAG
- a CDS encoding SDR family NAD(P)-dependent oxidoreductase has protein sequence MIMGKEKGLAVVTGASSGIGATYAARLAARGYSLLLVARRPDRLASLKEELSRAHRVDVETVIADLERPSELSDVEARVASGDVTFLVNNAGAGGLGRSAQVTAEQLERVIKLNVTALTRLSHAALTVFQKRNAGVLVNIGSVMAHSPSAGGAAYSASKAYVLNFTRSLQQEYADKPIQIQLVMPGPIRTEFFSSQGMSDSVFPSEAYLTAEQLVDAALVGLEAGEGVTVPSMPDVQTWNALEAARVEFMKATLSGKVASRYHR, from the coding sequence ATGATCATGGGCAAGGAAAAAGGACTGGCGGTTGTCACCGGGGCTTCTTCGGGGATTGGTGCGACCTATGCAGCGCGGCTGGCGGCGCGCGGCTACTCGCTATTGCTGGTGGCGCGTCGGCCTGACCGCCTCGCCAGCCTCAAGGAGGAATTGTCTCGCGCGCACCGGGTAGACGTGGAGACGGTCATCGCGGATCTCGAGCGTCCTTCGGAACTGTCGGACGTCGAGGCGCGCGTCGCGTCCGGCGATGTCACCTTCCTCGTCAACAACGCCGGCGCAGGCGGTTTGGGCAGAAGCGCCCAGGTGACCGCCGAGCAGCTCGAGCGCGTCATCAAGTTGAACGTGACCGCCCTCACACGCCTGTCGCATGCGGCGCTGACGGTCTTCCAAAAGCGCAACGCGGGCGTTCTGGTGAACATCGGCTCGGTCATGGCGCATTCGCCGTCGGCGGGTGGCGCCGCCTACAGCGCCTCGAAGGCCTATGTGCTGAACTTCACCCGGTCATTGCAGCAGGAGTACGCGGACAAGCCGATCCAGATTCAGCTCGTCATGCCCGGGCCGATCCGCACCGAGTTCTTCTCGTCACAAGGCATGAGTGACTCGGTCTTTCCGAGCGAGGCTTATCTCACCGCTGAACAGCTCGTGGACGCCGCACTCGTTGGACTCGAGGCGGGAGAGGGCGTAACCGTGCCGTCCATGCCCGACGTGCAGACCTGGAACGCCTTGGAGGCGGCTCGTGTCGAGTTCATGAAGGCGACGCTGTCTGGCAAGGTCGCATCGCGTTACCACCGGTAA
- a CDS encoding MFS transporter produces MESAVMVSSRVTSRYRWTVCALLFFATVINYMDRQILGLLAPILQKDIGWTQVEYGRIVISFSAFYAIGQLCFGRIVDWLGTRVSYAVAMVVWSAAAMLHAAAGSVAGFAFMRALLGLGEGGNFPAAIKATTEWFPRRERALATGIFNSGANIGAVFAPAIIPPLAIALGWRAAFVIIGAIGIVWMVFWLTIYRPADAATQAAHEDAEPAHVDTGTGSPGWGVLIRKRQTWAFLLGKFLTDPVWWFYLFWLPKWLNEARGMDLQHIGMPLVCIYALTTIGSIGGGWISSTLLSIGWNVNRARKTAMLICACCVLPIAFVSRVDNLWAAVVIIGLAAAAHQGWSANLYTIVSDLFPQRAVASVIGIGGMAGAFGSVLFSEVIGQVLQRTGHYWVLFVIGALGYLLALSIMHLLVSDMKPARLDA; encoded by the coding sequence ATGGAATCTGCCGTCATGGTCAGCTCGCGCGTCACCAGCCGCTATCGCTGGACCGTATGTGCGCTGCTGTTCTTCGCGACCGTCATCAACTACATGGACCGGCAGATTCTCGGTCTGCTCGCACCGATCCTCCAGAAGGACATCGGCTGGACGCAGGTGGAGTACGGCCGCATCGTCATCTCGTTTTCGGCCTTCTATGCGATCGGGCAGCTCTGTTTCGGCCGCATCGTCGATTGGCTCGGCACGCGTGTTTCGTACGCGGTGGCGATGGTGGTGTGGAGCGCGGCGGCGATGCTGCACGCGGCCGCGGGCTCGGTGGCCGGCTTCGCGTTCATGCGCGCACTGCTCGGCCTCGGCGAAGGCGGCAACTTTCCGGCCGCGATCAAGGCGACCACCGAATGGTTCCCGCGCCGCGAGCGCGCACTCGCCACGGGCATCTTCAACTCGGGCGCGAACATCGGCGCGGTCTTCGCGCCGGCCATCATTCCGCCGCTGGCGATCGCGCTCGGCTGGCGCGCCGCGTTCGTGATCATCGGCGCGATCGGCATCGTGTGGATGGTGTTCTGGCTCACCATCTACCGTCCGGCCGATGCCGCCACGCAGGCGGCGCACGAGGACGCTGAACCGGCGCACGTCGACACGGGCACCGGTTCCCCCGGCTGGGGCGTGCTGATCCGAAAGCGCCAGACCTGGGCGTTCCTGCTCGGCAAGTTCCTGACCGATCCGGTGTGGTGGTTCTATCTGTTCTGGCTGCCGAAGTGGCTCAACGAGGCGCGCGGCATGGACCTGCAGCACATCGGGATGCCGCTCGTGTGCATCTATGCGCTCACGACGATCGGCAGCATTGGCGGCGGCTGGATTTCATCCACGCTGCTGAGCATCGGCTGGAACGTGAATCGCGCGCGCAAGACGGCCATGTTGATCTGCGCGTGCTGCGTCTTGCCCATCGCCTTCGTCTCCCGGGTCGACAACCTGTGGGCCGCGGTGGTGATCATCGGACTGGCGGCGGCGGCGCATCAGGGCTGGTCGGCCAATCTCTACACCATCGTGTCGGACCTCTTTCCGCAGCGCGCCGTCGCCTCGGTCATCGGCATCGGCGGAATGGCGGGCGCATTCGGAAGTGTGCTGTTCTCCGAGGTCATCGGACAGGTGCTCCAGCGCACCGGCCACTACTGGGTGCTGTTCGTGATCGGCGCGCTCGGCTATCTGCTCGCGCTCTCCATCATGCATCTGCTGGTATCGGACATGAAGCCCGCCAGACTCGATGCGTGA
- a CDS encoding NAD-dependent epimerase/dehydratase family protein has translation MNNPSAPRKPFRRLLLTGAAGNLGRQLRAALAHWAETVRVTDIASLGQAAAHEEAVQANLADREAVHRLLQDVDAVVHLGGISVDAPFDDLLEANIRGTYNLYAAAHKHGVKRVVFASSNHAIGFHPVTEVLDADSPLRPDCLYGVTKCFGESLSRYYFDRFGIETVCLRIGSSFEEPKNPRMMVTYLSYRDFIELVRCSLFTNRVGHAIVYGASDNAVKWWDNTKASFLGFRPKDSSQQFAERFPPSAPTADRDDPAQRFQGGAFVIGEPMERAR, from the coding sequence ATGAACAACCCATCCGCGCCACGCAAACCCTTCCGGCGCCTGCTTCTGACCGGCGCAGCCGGCAACCTCGGCCGTCAGTTGCGCGCCGCGCTCGCCCACTGGGCGGAGACCGTCCGCGTCACCGACATTGCCTCGCTCGGCCAGGCCGCCGCGCACGAGGAGGCCGTGCAGGCCAACCTGGCCGACCGGGAAGCCGTCCACCGGTTGCTGCAGGATGTGGATGCGGTGGTGCACCTGGGCGGCATTTCGGTCGATGCGCCATTCGACGATCTGCTCGAAGCGAACATCCGCGGCACGTACAACCTGTACGCGGCGGCACACAAACATGGCGTGAAGCGGGTGGTGTTCGCGAGCTCGAATCATGCGATTGGATTCCATCCGGTCACCGAGGTGCTCGACGCCGATTCGCCGCTGCGGCCCGACTGCCTGTACGGCGTGACGAAGTGCTTCGGCGAGTCGCTGTCTCGCTACTACTTCGACCGCTTCGGCATCGAGACGGTGTGTCTGCGCATCGGCTCGTCGTTCGAGGAGCCCAAGAACCCGCGAATGATGGTCACGTACCTGAGCTACCGGGATTTCATCGAGCTGGTGCGCTGCTCGCTGTTCACCAATCGGGTCGGGCACGCCATCGTCTACGGCGCATCGGACAATGCGGTGAAATGGTGGGACAACACCAAGGCGTCGTTCCTCGGCTTCCGGCCGAAGGACAGCTCGCAGCAGTTCGCCGAACGCTTTCCGCCGAGCGCGCCGACCGCGGATCGCGATGATCCGGCACAACGGTTCCAGGGCGGCGCGTTCGTGATCGGCGAGCCGATGGAGCGCGCTCGATGA
- a CDS encoding SMP-30/gluconolactonase/LRE family protein, whose protein sequence is MSTKASVERIDVAGRAQVGESPVWRASEQALYWVDIPARRIVRLHIGSGLRSEWVLPEQVACLAFDRGGTVLAGLETGLFAVTLASGASDATARRLAAPTFSAPGMRFNDGRCDRQGRFWSGTMVQDMSLASPAGALFRFDAQGTLSAPIVDGLITQNGLAWSPDGTTMYLSDSHSTRRTIWAFDFDTETGTPHNRRLFADLHHYAGRPDGAAIDADGCYWTCANDAGRLLRFTPQGKLDREIAVPAVKPSMCAFGGNGFDTLFVTSIRPAGSASDDDGAVFAVRPGVSGLPEPEYAGRL, encoded by the coding sequence ATGAGCACGAAGGCGAGCGTCGAGCGCATCGACGTGGCGGGACGCGCGCAGGTGGGCGAGAGCCCGGTCTGGCGCGCGTCGGAGCAGGCGCTGTACTGGGTGGATATCCCCGCCCGTCGGATTGTGCGGCTGCACATCGGCTCCGGCCTCCGTTCCGAATGGGTGCTGCCGGAACAGGTGGCGTGCCTCGCATTCGACCGCGGCGGCACGGTGCTCGCCGGGCTCGAGACGGGACTGTTCGCGGTGACGCTGGCCTCCGGAGCATCCGACGCAACGGCCCGTCGGCTCGCCGCGCCGACCTTCTCCGCGCCCGGCATGCGTTTCAACGACGGGCGCTGTGATCGCCAGGGGCGCTTCTGGTCCGGCACGATGGTGCAGGACATGTCGCTTGCCAGCCCGGCCGGTGCCCTGTTCCGCTTCGACGCGCAGGGCACGCTGTCAGCGCCGATCGTCGACGGACTCATCACGCAGAATGGGCTGGCATGGTCGCCGGATGGCACGACGATGTACTTGTCCGATTCGCATTCGACGCGACGGACGATCTGGGCCTTCGACTTCGACACGGAAACGGGCACGCCGCACAACCGGCGCCTGTTCGCCGATCTGCATCACTACGCCGGCCGTCCCGATGGCGCCGCCATCGACGCCGACGGCTGCTACTGGACATGCGCGAACGACGCGGGGCGGCTGTTGCGATTCACGCCACAAGGCAAGCTGGACCGGGAGATCGCGGTGCCCGCCGTGAAGCCGTCGATGTGCGCGTTCGGCGGCAACGGTTTCGATACGTTGTTCGTGACATCGATCCGGCCGGCGGGCAGTGCTTCGGATGACGACGGCGCGGTGTTCGCCGTGAGGCCGGGCGTATCCGGCCTGCCGGAGCCGGAGTATGCCGGCAGGCTGTGA
- a CDS encoding S8 family serine peptidase produces MRRNRSRFELRHARWPWASVALTLAGCSPAGGDEAPAPKQEAMGESQAGLARVPGKLLNQQTRDTARGAFTYVKILDEAGQIRGAVLDARGNPVLESAVNDSGARIIGDSLAAALKETATKGSARLTVDVALHDDLEPKDEPVEIGGSEFRPFTSTDVMLNGKKASKPEFDEHNRRKLARLDAARMDKRQKRLQAIQSLTRREALGLSRGEIEALAEGSGAIVLELEAGRIERFLANNADLVAAIDLHQKPADNTLATAMAATSVSPGALDLANSQGADIGIYMTEGGCPDPGVITNYTRLAGTSTDHSRNVSSIIRAVSPDSWVYCRGGAALPTATDLSSASPRIFVSTRSNSSTASNDYGTLDRDWDNFVYNNAVLALNSASNEGNGTGTIGSPGKGFNILTVGNYNDATNTIVGSSSWLDPTTKNRKPEVSGPGANIDAGGVTMTGTSQSTPHVAGIAADFMSAYTWLQLRPHLLKAFLMAAATDSISGGFDRVGAGGVDFMKGYEVGAFRWYDGANSDFAYFDSQDEEPNNGTIDATFYVNSNYSNMRVVLTWLNRGTYTYDHRADTHPIGMDLDFSVYAPDGSYVGGSASWDDPFELIDVVPPMLGKYTVRISRSANRDTSSNLRIALAVDLNY; encoded by the coding sequence ATGAGACGTAACCGTAGCCGTTTTGAGCTGCGCCACGCCCGCTGGCCCTGGGCGTCGGTGGCATTGACGCTGGCGGGTTGTTCTCCCGCTGGGGGGGATGAGGCGCCCGCGCCGAAGCAGGAGGCCATGGGAGAAAGCCAGGCGGGGCTCGCGCGGGTACCGGGAAAGCTCCTCAACCAGCAGACGCGCGACACGGCCCGGGGCGCCTTCACGTACGTGAAGATCCTCGACGAGGCTGGCCAGATCCGGGGCGCCGTGCTGGACGCGCGGGGCAACCCCGTGTTGGAGAGCGCCGTCAATGACAGCGGCGCGCGAATCATCGGTGATTCGCTCGCCGCCGCCTTGAAGGAGACCGCAACGAAGGGCTCGGCCCGGCTGACGGTGGACGTGGCCCTCCACGACGACCTCGAGCCCAAGGACGAGCCCGTCGAGATCGGCGGCAGCGAGTTCAGGCCCTTCACTTCCACGGACGTCATGCTCAACGGGAAGAAGGCCTCGAAGCCGGAGTTCGACGAGCACAACCGTCGGAAGCTGGCGCGCCTCGACGCGGCCCGGATGGACAAGCGCCAGAAGCGGCTCCAGGCGATCCAATCGCTCACCAGGCGCGAGGCGCTGGGCCTCTCGCGCGGCGAGATCGAGGCGCTCGCGGAGGGTAGTGGCGCCATCGTCCTCGAGTTGGAGGCGGGCCGGATCGAGCGGTTCCTCGCGAACAACGCGGACCTCGTCGCCGCGATCGACCTCCACCAGAAGCCGGCCGACAACACGCTCGCCACCGCCATGGCGGCCACCTCGGTGAGTCCCGGGGCCCTGGACCTCGCGAACAGCCAGGGAGCCGATATCGGCATCTACATGACCGAGGGCGGCTGTCCCGACCCGGGCGTCATCACCAACTACACCCGGCTGGCCGGCACCAGCACGGACCACTCGCGCAACGTCAGCTCCATCATCCGCGCGGTCTCGCCGGACTCGTGGGTCTACTGCCGGGGCGGCGCGGCGCTGCCCACCGCGACCGATCTCTCCTCCGCCAGCCCCCGCATCTTCGTCTCCACGCGCTCCAACTCGTCGACCGCCAGCAACGACTACGGCACGTTGGATCGCGATTGGGACAACTTCGTCTACAACAACGCGGTGCTCGCGCTGAACTCCGCGAGCAACGAGGGGAACGGGACGGGAACCATCGGCTCTCCGGGCAAGGGGTTCAACATCCTGACCGTCGGCAACTACAACGACGCGACCAACACCATCGTCGGCTCGTCGAGCTGGTTGGACCCCACGACGAAGAACCGCAAGCCCGAGGTCTCTGGCCCCGGCGCGAACATCGACGCGGGCGGCGTCACGATGACGGGCACCAGCCAGTCCACGCCGCACGTGGCGGGTATCGCCGCCGACTTCATGAGCGCCTACACCTGGCTGCAGTTGAGGCCCCATCTGCTCAAGGCCTTCTTGATGGCGGCGGCCACGGATTCGATCTCGGGAGGCTTCGACCGGGTCGGCGCCGGCGGAGTCGACTTCATGAAGGGCTACGAGGTGGGGGCGTTCCGCTGGTACGACGGGGCGAACAGCGACTTCGCCTACTTTGATTCGCAGGACGAGGAGCCGAACAACGGCACCATCGACGCGACCTTCTACGTGAACTCGAACTACTCGAACATGCGGGTCGTGCTCACCTGGCTCAACCGGGGCACGTACACGTACGACCATCGCGCCGACACCCATCCCATCGGCATGGACCTGGACTTCTCGGTCTATGCACCCGATGGTTCCTACGTGGGGGGGTCCGCCTCCTGGGATGATCCCTTCGAGTTGATCGATGTCGTCCCGCCCATGCTGGGCAAGTACACGGTGCGGATCAGCCGGTCGGCCAACCGAGATACCAGTTCGAACCTGCGCATCGCGCTGGCCGTCGATTTGAACTACTAG
- a CDS encoding CgeB family protein has translation MRSQGLRIAFFGASLASAWWNGASMYYRGILRALHARGHHITCFEPEPAGHPLPRDVPVPSWARVVVYPVQDTTGLERCLEQARGMDVVVKASGVGLHDEWLNHRVLELRSGRTQVVYWDLDAPVTLERLLREPGDSLRALVPRYDCILTQGGGDRVVLAYRDLGARDCVPVYSAVDPDVHYPVSSDPRFGCALALLEDRLPDLEQRVECFFLRAAELLPDKHFLLGGAGWGERPRPANVHYLGSLAPCEHNVMRGSARAVLDVSREGMARFGFSPTAHLFAAAGAGACLITDTWEGIELFLEPGRECLVARDGMEVAEAVLCLTDEGVLELGDAARRRVLAEHTYAHRAVQVEQVLGYTGRPSLPREIRV, from the coding sequence ATGCGCAGCCAGGGACTTCGGATCGCCTTCTTTGGCGCGAGCCTTGCCTCGGCGTGGTGGAACGGGGCGTCGATGTACTACCGCGGCATCCTCCGGGCCTTGCACGCGCGCGGGCACCACATCACCTGCTTCGAGCCCGAGCCCGCCGGCCACCCGCTCCCGCGTGACGTGCCGGTGCCGTCCTGGGCGCGCGTCGTGGTGTATCCGGTGCAGGACACCACGGGGCTGGAGCGGTGTCTGGAGCAGGCGCGGGGCATGGACGTGGTGGTGAAGGCCAGCGGCGTGGGTCTCCACGACGAGTGGCTCAACCACCGGGTGCTGGAGCTGCGCTCGGGCCGCACCCAGGTGGTGTATTGGGATCTGGACGCGCCGGTGACCCTGGAGCGCCTGCTGCGCGAGCCGGGGGACTCCTTGCGCGCGCTGGTGCCGCGCTACGACTGCATCCTCACCCAGGGCGGGGGAGACCGGGTGGTGCTGGCCTACCGGGACCTGGGGGCACGCGACTGCGTACCGGTGTACAGCGCGGTGGATCCGGACGTTCACTACCCGGTGTCCTCGGATCCACGCTTCGGCTGTGCCCTGGCGCTGCTGGAGGATCGGCTGCCGGACCTGGAGCAGCGTGTGGAGTGCTTCTTCCTGCGGGCCGCGGAGCTGCTGCCGGACAAACACTTCCTGCTCGGGGGCGCGGGGTGGGGAGAGCGGCCGCGCCCCGCCAACGTGCACTACCTGGGCTCCCTCGCTCCGTGCGAGCACAACGTCATGCGGGGCTCGGCGCGCGCGGTGCTCGACGTGAGCCGCGAGGGAATGGCGCGCTTTGGCTTTTCACCCACCGCGCACCTGTTCGCCGCCGCGGGCGCGGGGGCGTGCCTCATCACCGACACCTGGGAGGGCATCGAGCTGTTCCTGGAGCCGGGCCGGGAGTGCCTGGTGGCCCGGGATGGGATGGAAGTCGCCGAGGCGGTGCTGTGTCTCACGGACGAGGGAGTGCTCGAGCTGGGCGACGCGGCACGCCGCCGGGTGCTCGCCGAGCACACGTACGCGCACCGGGCGGTGCAGGTGGAGCAGGTGCTCGGGTACACGGGGCGTCCGTCGCTCCCGCGCGAGATTCGCGTCTGA